From Acropora muricata isolate sample 2 chromosome 14, ASM3666990v1, whole genome shotgun sequence, one genomic window encodes:
- the LOC136898840 gene encoding uncharacterized protein, translated as MDIQKGTYTYTGYDDQKYKVPIERVNSFSQLQKGDHIAFERLKGSYWHHATVEDVETENDAIKVIEYSNSARGFSQDNCSPPKNPGIARVKRGKYSGSKDGMYLIKHDRCLPPGVVVKRAQSRLGENKYRPLENNCEHFVMWCKTGISSSEQVKNMGEMAKKIAKETEHLVTWCKTGTSSSEQVKNMGEMAEIAKAIEHLDTWYKTGISSPEQVKNIEETAERIAKAIEHLVTWCKAGISLSEQVKNILETAKKCAKEIGHFVTWCKTVISFFEKLKNIEKTASESVGKTVKNAPLDLAARAATQAAGEEIVRTTMREMTEEVVTQTVSKGGQVIMKASAQRVAKKIVSETVSNAGKQILKIGAQTTAKQVVVETASNGGKQVLKIGAQTTAKQVVVETASNGGKQILKIGAQTTAKQVVVETASNGGKQILKIGTQATAKQVVSETVSNGGQQILKIGTETAGEQLLGQTVLNGGQQVLTSGTRETTKEFFSHTAKKAGEEIVTKGTRETTREVITETSKTTGNSAGESLVGGAAFAVVFETASAAYDIYRTNKDLKAGKISEKEYNDAVRKRIAGGFGSVAGSTTGAVFGQVLIPVPVVGGFVGSLVGGLVGRFSGGALWDVAK; from the coding sequence ATGGATATCCAGAAAGGAACATACACATACACTGGTTATGATGATCAGAAGTACAAAGTACCCATTGAACGAGTAAACTCCTTTTCCCAGCTTCAAAAAGGAGATCATATCGCCTTCGAACGGCTAAAAGGTAGTTATTGGCATCACGCTACAGTAGAAGATGTTGAGACAGAGAACGATGCTATCAAAGTGATCGAATATTCTAATTCCGCCAGAGGATTTTCACAGGATAATTGCAGCCCCCCCAAGAATCCAGGAATCGCAAGAGTAAAAAGGGGAAAGTACAGCGGATCGAAAGATGGTATGTACTTGATAAAACACGACAGATGTCTGCCTCCAGGCGTTGTTGTCAAGAGAGCGCAGAGCAGGCTAGGGGAAAACAAATACAGACCCCTTGAAAATAACTGTGAGCATTTTGTCATGTGGTGCAAGACAGGAATATCCTCGTCCGAGCAGGTGAAGAATATGGGggaaatggcaaaaaagatCGCGAAGGAAACTGAGCATCTTGTCACGTGGTGCAAGACAGGAACATCGTCGTCCGAGCAGGTGAAGAATATGGGGGAAATGGCAGAGATTGCGAAAGCAATTGAGCATCTTGACACGTGGTACAAGACAGGAATATCGTCGCCCGAGCAGGTGAAAAATATAGAGGAAACGGCAGAAAGGATCGCGAAAGCAATTGAGCATCTTGTCACGTGGTGCAAGGCAGGAATATCATTGTCCGAACAGGTGAAGAATATACTGGAAACGGCAAAAAAGTGCGCCAAAGAAATTGGGCATTTTGTCACGTGGTGCAAGACAGTGATATCATTTTTCGAGAAGTTGAAGAATATAGAGAAAACGGCAAGTGAGAGCGTGGGCAAAACTGTGAAAAATGCTCCGCTGGACTTGGCCGCCAGGGCGGCGACTCAAGCTGCTGGTGAGGAGATCGTAAGAACGACGATGCGTGAAATGACAGAGGAAGTTGTCACCCAGACTGTGTCAAAAGGGGGACAAGTGATTATGAAAGCGAGCGCTCAGAGGGtagcaaaaaaaattgtcagcGAAACTGTGTCAAACGCCGGAAAACAGATCCTGAAAATTGGCGCCCAAACGACAGCCAAACAAGTTGTCGTCGAAACTGCGTCAAACGGCGGAAAACAGGTCCTGAAAATTGGCGCCCAAACGACAGCCAAACAAGTTGTCGTCGAAACTGCGTCAAACGGCGGAAAACAGATCCTGAAAATTGGCGCCCAAACGACAGCCAAACAAGTTGTCGTCGAAACTGCGTCAAACGGCGGAAAACAGATCCTGAAAATTGGCACCCAAGCGACAGCCAAACAAGTTGTCAGCGAAACTGTGTCAAACGGCGGACAACAGATCCTGAAAATTGGCACCGAAACGGCAGGCGAACAACTTCTCGGCCAAACTGTGTTAAACGGCGGACAACAAGTCCTGACAAGTGGAACTCGAGAgacaacaaaagaatttttttctcataCTGCTAAAAAAGCAGGTGAAGAGATCGTTACAAAGGGAACTCGTGAGACCACAAGGGAAGTAATTACCGAAACGTCAAAAACTACTGGAAATTCAGCTGGTGAGTCTCTTGTTGGAGGGGCAGCGTTCGCGGTAGTCTTTGAGACTGCATCTGCGGCATACGACATCTACCGTACCAACAAAGACCTGAAAGCAGGAAAAATAAGCGAAAAGGAATACAATGACGCCGTTCGCAAGCGAATTGCGGGTGGTTTCGGAAGTGTAGCAGGTTCCACCACAGGAGCAGTTTTCGGTCAAGTTCTTATTCCTGTTCCGGTTGTAGGTGGTTTCGTAGGAAGTTTAGTTGGGGGACTGGTAGGACGATTCTCGGGAGGTGCATTGTGGGACGTGGCCAAGTGA